The Xanthocytophaga agilis DNA window TTGACTGTTACAGGCCTCTTGATGTACAGAAAAAGATGTGGAAGATAATGCCTAATGATCACTTTGTAGGAAATCCTTATGGTAATGGCTCTATGCACAATAAAGGGGCTGCATTGGATCTTACACTAGCAGACAGTACAGGCAAAGAATTAGACATGGGAACTCCTTTTGATTTTTTTGGGAAAGAAGCCTATCATGCCTATACAAAACTACCAGCAGATATACTTCAACGTCGACAGCTACTCAAACAAACCATGATCCAGGCAGGCTTTAGTCCTATCACATCTGAGTGGTGGCATTACTCCTATAAAGGCAAACGATACAAAGTTGCCAATTTCAAGCCTGATTGTAAATAGTTAGTAAGATTTCCGAAACTCAGGCCATTACTCTTCTAGAAGATATCTTTTATACTTAATAAGGGCAGAAAAGACATCACTTGTTAAAATTCTACAAGAACTAAATGTAAGTTGGCATTCACTCTTTTTTCGTTGGATAGGCAGGATATAACCCTTTTGGAGAAAGTTTTGATTTGTGCATAGTTCGGCTCATTTTTTTTCAATGAAGGCAAGGCAGTGGGTTTGCTCAGCAGATAGATTATACACAAGTCCAATCATTTTCGTTGTTGCGCATAACTATATTAAAGATTGAAATTGCACCTAGTTGTACGCAACAATACAAAGTGAGTAGTAAAAGAAACTTTTACTACTCACTATTAAGACTCAGATTATTTTTTAATCTATGCTCTTTCAAGAATCAATTCTTTGATTCGTTCAGCATCCCCTTTCGAGAATCCCTTGATTACGATTTCAGGCCTGGCTCTTGGAAGTATACGAATAGTAGCAAAGAAAAGTCCACTATCAATATCAACACCTGATATATCAGAGTAAAACACAAAATTATCGGATCCACTTAATAACCGTTTGGTTCGGAAAGAAACGCCTTTTTCGTTTAACACTACCTGATCAGGAGTGAACATGTCTTTAAGACGACTGGCGGAAAATACTTCGTTCATAGTATGGTGTCTGTAGTATAAAAGTTTAAAAATAAAATCCTGTAAATACCTTGTTAGTCACAACATTAATTGCAGAAAACAAAATAGGTAACCGAATTACATATCAAGATAAAAAAAGATGCCACTTTGAATCTCAATAAGGTAAATTATTGCTGAATATTTCTTGCGTATAAGCTCTTAACTTTATTTTCTCTAAGGGAACCTGTTCAGATAACCTGCGGTTCTACAACATTATATTCAAGCATATGCCTGTTTTACCTATACCATTTTACAATCCCCCAATCCATCAATGGAATCGTCACTTACAAACGATTCTGCCTAACGTTTTTCGCCGTGTTGAAGGGATACACTACTCTCGAGAACGTATAAAGACTCCAGATCATGATTTTCTGGATTTGGATTGGAGTTATGCACAGATTCCTACTACAAAGTTGGCTATTCTGACACATGGATTATTAGGCAATTCAACCCGTACCTATATGCTGGGAATGGCAAAGACATTTAACAGAAATGGATGGGATATTTTAAGCTGGAATATGAGAGGTTTAAGTGGTGAGCCTAATCTTCTGGAGCGAATGACTACTCACGGCAGTAGTGACGAGCTGGATATAATTATTCAGCATGTTTTAGCACAAAAAGAATACAAAGACATTTCAGTAGTTGGCTTTAGTAAAGGTGGTAACATTGCATTAAAATATGCAGGTGAGTTGGAAAATGCCATTCCATCTGAAATAAAAAGTATTGTTGCCATCTCCTCTCCTTGTGACGTATTAGGTAGTGTAGAAGCTATGGGAAATCATAGCATATATGCCCGGATGTTTCGGGATAAGCTCAAAAAATTTTTACTTAGTAAATCCTCTCTTATTGATCAACAAGCTCTAAAAAAAGCATTGGCTTATGATACCTTAATGGATATAACCAAACATTATGTTGCTCCATTACATGGTTTTAAAGACGACAATGATTATTGTATCCGCTGTAGTTCACTACCTTATCTTTCTCAAATCAGGGTTCCTACATTGATTTTAAATGCACAAAATGATCCTGTGCTTTCAGCAAGTTGTTCCCCAGCAGATATTGCTGCTCATTCCGATTACTTATTCCTGGAAACCCCTGCATTAGGCGGACATGTAGGCTTCAGTCGTTTTAATGAAGAGATGACCTGGGCTGAATATAGAACGATTGACTTTGCTCTACACTTCAGGTAAGAGAGATATAAAAAGCCACTATTTGTTTTCACAGACAGCGGCTTTTTATATCTCTAATCAGTTACTACTTATCGTACGGTACCTCCATTTATAATCAATGTAGTTGGACTTACAAATGCCAGTTTTCCGTCTATATTTTCAGCCATAAGTATCATTCCCTGTGAGGAAATTCCTTTGATATCTCTTGGGGCCAGATTTGCCAGCAAACATACCTGTTTTCCAATAATCTCTTCTGGCTTGTAATGTTCAGCAATTCCACTCACGACAGTACGCTGATCCAATCCTGTATCCAGTGTAAGCTTTAACAACTTCTGAGTTTTAGGAACAGCCTCAGCAGCCAGAATGGTAGCCACTCGAATATCCATCTTTTGAAAGTCATCAAATGTTACAGCTTCCTTAGCAGGTGCTACTGTTTTAGAGGCTAATTCATTTGCTTTCTTAGAATCTTCGAGTTTCTTTACCTGAGCCTGAATAGTAGCATCTTCGATTTGAGAAAATAATATTTCCGCGGCTCCAAAAACTTGTCCATCAGGAATTAAATTCACACTTCCTGCCTGTCCCCATCTCAAAATAGGAATATTTAACATGTCATATATCTTTTGTGATGTAAATGGCAGGAAAGGCTCTGACAGAACAGCCAAATTAGCCACAACCTGAGCACTAAGATTTAAGATAGTTTTTACCCGTTCAGGGTCATCCTTGATTTTTTTCCAGGGTTCAGTATCTGCCAAGTATTTATTGCCCATACGGGAAATATCCATCAACAGAGATAAACCTTCTCTAAACCGATAGTTTTCTATTGCTTCGGCAATTTCTGCAGGGGCTTTTGCCAATGCTTCTATCAGTTCCCTGTCTATATCAAATAATTCCCCACGGACAGGAACTTCTCCCTTATAATACTTATGTGTTAATGTGATAATCCGATTTACAAAGTTCCCTAGGTTACTCGCCAGTTCACTATTGTTTTTAGTCTGGAAATCTTTCCAGGTAAACTCATTATCTTTTGTTTCTGGTGCATTCGTAGTAAGTACATACCGTAATACATCCTGCTGACCGGGAAACTCAGCCAGATACTCATGCAGCCATACAGCCCAGTTACGTGAGGTAGAGATCTTATCTCCTTCCAGGTTCATAAACTCGTTAGCGGGTACATTTTCTGGCAGAATGTAACTTCCTTCAGCCATCAAGGTTGCCGGGAAAATGATACAGTGAAACACAATATTATCCTTTCCAATAAAGTGTACCAGTTTGGTATCTTTGGCTTTCCAGTATACCTCCCAATCACCAGGTGTGGTTGTCTCTGGTACAGGAGCTGTGTACAATTCAGGAGCAGCACCCATTTTCTTGGCAGTAAAGTAATCTTTCGTTGCAGATATATAGCCAATCGGTGCCTCAAACCACACATACAACACTTTGCCTTCTGTGTCAGGTAAAGGCACCTGAATTCCCCAATCCAGATCTCTAGTCATTGCGCGTGGTTGTAGCCCTTGTTTCAGCCACGACTGACATTGCCCAGCAACGTTCACCTTCCACTCTGGATGAGAGGCAATATATTCTTCAATTTGTGGCTGCATTTTGTCCAAAGGCAGATACCAGTTTTTAGTTGATTTCAAAACTGGCTTTCCACCACTCAGCATTGAGTGTGGATTGATAAGCTCCATCGGGCTTAGGGTACTCCCGCATCTCTCACACTGATCTCCATATGCATTGGGATTTCCGCAATTAGGACATGTTCCCACAATATATCTGTCAGCTAGGAATTGCCCTGCTTTTTCGTCATAATACTGTTGAGATACTTCTTCTACAAAGACACCTTTATCATACAGGTCTTTAAAAAACTCCTGAGAAGTCTCATGGTGCACTTTTTTGCTTGTGCGGGAATAGATGTCAAATGAAATACCAAATTCAGCAAAAGAATCCCGAATTTGTGTATAATATTTGTCTACAACTTCTTGAGGAGTAATACCTTCTTTTTGTGCCCGGATAGTAATAGGTACACCATGCTCATCGGTTCCACTTACAAAGAGCACATCGGCTCCCTTAGCTCTCAGGTAGCGAACATAAATGTCAGCCGGAATATAACATCCTGCCAAATGACCTATGTGTATAGGGCCATTGGCATATATTAATGCCGCTGTAACAGTATATCTTTTTGGATTCTGGATCATATAATGCTAAAAATAATTTGTGTGCAAAGTAATAAATCGGGAAATGAACTTGAAAACAATTTGGCAAAGAAACAGTGAAATTATACTTTCAGTAGTAGTATAGACATAAAAAACAAAACCCTGCTCAGGAAAGAAGCAGGGTTTTGAGTTGTGATATTATTCAACTTTAGACCTTGAACTTTTCTTTCAGGTAATTAATTGCCATCATATAAGCTTCATCCGCTTTTGCTTTGTCGTAATTGGGGTTGCTTGGATTGGCAAAGGCATGCTCTGCATCAAATGTTTTTACAGTCACTTTTTTTCCTGCTGCCTGCATATCTTTTTCAAATTGGGAAACAACCTCTGAATTAATCCATTTTTCTCTTCCTGCAAACAAGCCCAATACATCTGTGTGTAAAGTCTTTAGACGATTTACATCTTTTTCAGGCATACCATAAAACATCACACACCCAACGGCTTGTTTGCCACTGACTAAAGCCGCCTGAAGAGAACGCGCACCACCAAAACACCAACCAACGGTTGCTATTTTTGCATCCTTTCCTACATATTCAACTGCCCCTTTGGTAATAGCATCCAAGCGCTCAGGTTTAGCTTCTCCCATATATTTCCCTGCAGTTTCAGGATCAGTAGCTACTTTTCCATCATACATATCCAATGCGATCACAGTCACTTCACCTTTCAAATCGTTATAGTATTTTTCAGATTCACGTTTGATGTAGTCATTCAATCCCCACCACTCCTGAAACACAAAGAGATACTTATTGGATTTTGTTTTTGCCTTTAATTCAAAAGCATTAGCGGTTTTACCGTCTGTTGTTTTAAAAGTAATCATTTTGCCATCTTTACCTTTATATACATACGGAAGCGGAGCCAGGTGGCTTGCTACAAATTCCGGGTCATCTACTAACCGGGCCATTGCGTCTGTGGCTGAGATCTGGCAACAACTCTCAACTTTCTGTGCAAATGTAAAAATACCCGTTGCTAAAAGTGTAAAACAGGTAAAAAGTAGTCTTTTCATGTTAGTAAGTGTTTTGAAAGGATATTCTGTGTTTACATGTAATTTATTTTTCTACAGAAATGGTTCATTTTGCAGAAAAATAAATTACAACACATCATATGATTATACTAAAACACTCATCAATAAGCATTTATTCCTATAAAGTTTATTTCTTATTAAACTGTCTTTAATTCAAAAATGGTTATTTCAGGAGGCATCCCTACACGTCCTGGAAAACCAATATATCCATATCCTCTGTTCACATATAGGTATTGTGTTTTTCCTACATCATTTTTTTCCTGATACAAACCAGCCCACTGTTTATAAGCATATTTAACTGGACTCCAGTGAATATTCCCTATTTCTACACCAAACTGTGCGCCATGTGTGTGTCCGGCAAATGCAACATCAATATCCTGGAAGTTTGAACGAACCTGAGCATCCCAATGTGTAGGATCATGTGACAGAAGCAGTTTTACTGGAGCATCTTCTGCGCCCTTATAGGCTTTTGCCAGATTTCCATGTTTTGAAAAACTTCGTCCCCAGTTTTGAATCCCAATAATACTGATTTCATCGCCACTTTGAACAATTTTCCGGTTTTCATCCATTAGCAAGTCCCATCCCATCAGCTTATGGGCATGCATTAAATCCTGGAGATTTTTTGTTTTTGCAGCTGCGCTTTCCCAATTCACATAATCTCCATAATCGTGATTACCTAATGTCGAAAATACACCCAGAGGCGCTTTTAACTTCTGGAAGATTGGAACATAATCTGCAACTTCTTCTGCAATATTATTAACTAAATCTCCTGTGAAGAATATCATATCTGGCTTTTCCTTCAACAACATGTCTACTCCTCCAGTAACAGCTCTCTTATTAAAAAAGCTACCTGAATGAATATCTGAGATCTGAGCAATACGTAGTCCGTCAAATGAACGGGGTAAGTTAGGTAATCGTAAAGTTACTCTACGAACTCTGTAATCATGTGCTCCCAGCAATATACCATATCCTACTCCTATAAGAGGAACCGTACCTGCAATGGCAGCAGCTTTGATCAAAAACTCAGAACGAGGAATTATGGGTGCGGCATCCTGAGGAGTTGTGGTTGAAACTTGGGCAGGCACGTCAGAAGAAGTAAATTTAGAAACTACCCATTTTCCTAATCGGATAATATCATCCAAAAGCACAAAAATCCCTGCAAAAAGCTTGATAAGCAGATTAGTAAATACCATAGTCATAAGAAAATTCCGCATTACAGAACCTTGCAAACCAGGTATTAAAAAGAATAATACTAATGAAACTATTGATCCAATAGAGAAAAAAAGTGAGATCCATTGGGCTGGTCGCCGAAACGATTCAGGCAGAGTACGTAAAGCATGATATACATAATAGTCAACTCCAAAGAATAGAACTACGATGAGCAATAAAACCATTAATCTGGAAAGCATGAAATATAGTAGTTTATGTAAAGGTCTGATTGGATAACTGGTTTTGTGCTAGACGGAGAACTCAAAAAATTATTTTGAAAAAACACTGAAAAAAGTATTCCTTTGATAGTGTAACATCTTATTGACCATACCTTACCGAACATGTCTATGAATATCTATCAGGTTGATGCATTCACTCAACGCATTTTTGGAGGCAATCCAGCTGCAGTTTGTTTATTGGAAGAACCAGCAAAAGAAGAATGGATGCAAAATCTGGCTATGGAAATGAATCTTTCTGAGACAGCTTTTGCCTGGCCAGAAGGTGATGGATACCGACTAAGATGGTTTACGCCTAAAGTAGAAGTAGACTTATGTGGCCATGCAACCTTAGCCACATCACATATACTCTGGCAGCTTCAAAAACTATCTCATGAAGATACAGCCCGTTTCTTTACACGAAGTGGCCTTCTTACCTGTACAAAAAATAATGACTGGATTGAAATGGACTTTCCAGCAAAACAAGCAACAGAAGTAAAAGCTCCAGGAGGATTAGCAGAAGCATTAGGTGTTAATCCTATTTTTGCAGGAAATAATAAAATGGACTATCTGGTTGAAATTGAGTCAGAGGAAGTACTTAGAAACTTACAACCCAATTTCTCAGAATTAAGCAAATTGCCCATAAGAGGCACGATTGTTACAGCTCGTAGCCAATCAACTGAGTATGATTTTATCTCCCGCTTTTTTGCCCCTGCTGTAGGTGTGAGCGAAGATCCGGTTACAGGTTCTGCGCATACAGCTTTAGCACCTTATTGGGCAGCAAAACTGGGCAAAACAACTATGACGGGTTTTCAGGCATCTTCACGAGGAGGTGTTGTGAAAGTTCGCCTACTGAATGACCGGGTATTACTTGGTGGGCAGGCTATTACGGTTATGAAGGGTGAATTGTATTGACTATCAACATTCAGATATTGCTGTTCACAAATAATTTTAAACCAATTATTCGGGCAATCCCCTGCTTTTCTCTAATTTGCGCTTCTGTTCCAACTATTTCAGCTTATGTAGTTTGCTGGAATAATTGTTCTCACTAGCTCATGCGACGACTGTATTCTTTTTGGTGTTATTTCTGGTTTCTTGGATTGTTTTTATTGTTGTTTCCATTTTTCTGGTTGTTTCTGCAACGAGAAAAATGGCATCCTAAAGCCCATTACCTTAATCGTTTATGGGGCCAATTATTTTTTCCGTTATGTGGGATCTCTGTTGATATAGAGAACAGAGCAACATTATCTCATAATCAAGCCTATGTATTCTGCTCCAATCATTTTTCCTATCTGGATATTGCAGTAATGGGAGTGGTATTGCCTCACTATTATGCTTTCATTGGAAAAAGCCAGATTACCAAAGTTCCTCTGTTTGGCTATATGTTTCGCAAGCTTCATATTCCGGTCAATCGGGAGAGCAAACTGGAACGTTACAGAATTGTACAGAAATCCGTGCATTTTCTTCAGCACAATCGTAGCATTGTAATCTTTCCGGAAGGTGGCATTAAATCCAAACAACCTCCACGAATGGCACCTTTTAAGGATGGGGCTTTTCGGATGGCTATTGATACACAGGTGCCTATTGTTCCCATAACGTTCCCATATAACTGGCAGATCCTACCAGATGATGGAAAGCTGTTATTTTTACGTAAAGGCATAAAAGTAATCATTCATGAACCTATTCCAACAACAGGAATGACAGTTGATGATATGGAATCATTGAAAGATCAGACTTTTACGGTCATTGAATCTGAATTAGAGAAATATTTTACTTCACTCCAAAAGGAGAAACAAGTAAAATAACTATCTTTATGGCTGGTATTCAAACCACTATCCTTTCCTAAGCAACCCACTTATAAAAATGAAGAATATCTGTAGTTTTTAACTTTACTGTAGATAAACTATTTGCTATAGTTAAACTCTCTGTATCTTTGTTGCCATTTTTCATATATGGTTCTGGTGAACTCAAATTTTTCCACAAAAGAAGTATGCTACTGAACAAATACCTCGATCGATGTTGTTGCATGTAAACCTTTTCATGCATAAAACATTCCTGATCTTTCAATTTTAATTCTTTACTCTTTGTGAATCCCCAGCCATTAAAACTTTATAACACACTTACACGTCAGAAAGAACTGTTTGAATCCATACACCCTTCTTATGTTGGTATGTATGTGTGCGGCCCGACAGTATATAGTTCTGTCCATCTGGGCAATGTACGTACATTTCTTACATTCGATATACTGTATCGATATTTGCTTCACTTAGGCTATAAAGTCAGATATGTGCGAAACATTACAGATGTAGGCCATCTGGAAAATGATGCCGATGACGGAGAAGATAAGATTGCCAAAAAGGCTCGTTTGGAACAACTGGAACCCATGGAGGTTGTCCAGTTTTATACTAACAATTTTCATGATGTACTACGTATCATGAACATGTTACCTCCAAGTATAGAACCCTCTGCGACAGGGCATATGGTAGAACAGATTGAGGCAGTAAAAGAACTAATCACAAAAGGATACGCCTATGAATCAAATGGGTCTGTATATTTTGATATAAATACATACCAGTCATCACACCAGAATTACGGACAACTTTCTGGTCGGGTAATAGAAGAACTAATCAATGAAACCCGTGAACTGGATGGGCAGTCGGAAAAACGGAACCCGCTGGATTTCGCAATTTGGAAGAAAGCAGCACCAGAGCATATTATGCGTTGGAAATCTCCCTGGAGTGATGGCTTTCCAGGCTGGCATTTGGAATGTACTTGTATGAGTACGAAATATCTGGGTAATCACTTTGATATTCATGGTGGAGGTATGGATTTGAAATTTCCACATCATGAATGTGAAATTGCTCAGGCAGTAGGTATTAATGGAGTACAGCCAGTAAAATATTGGATGCACTCGAATATGCTGACATTGAATGGAGAGAAAATGTCCAAAGCAAAAGGTAATTCCATTTTACCAGATCAACTGTTTACAGGACAAAATTTACTCTTAACTCAGGCATATAGCCCAATGACTGTACGGTTCTTTATGCTGCAATCGCAATATAGAAGTGTATTAGATCTGGGAAATGATGCACTACAAGCAGCAGGCAAAGCCTATCGGCGCTTAATAAATGGGCTTCTTTATATCAAAACAAAAACCTTTTCAGAAGTAGATGGAGTATTGGTAAATGAAAAACATCTGCAAGACATCAAAACAGCCGCACAAGGTTGCTATGATGCCATGAATGATGATCTGAACACGGCAGTCACTATTGCCAAGCTATTCGATCTGCTTAAGAAAATAAATCAACTACAATTAGGACAAATACAAAGTGCAGAGCTGGGAGAAGAAGGATTTAATATGCTCCGTATCACGTACGTAACTTTTATCGAAGAAGTATTAGGACTCAAAGAAGAGAAACCTGACGCATTTGAGTTGTTACTCTCTGAGCTTCTTGCTATC harbors:
- a CDS encoding lysophospholipid acyltransferase family protein, coding for MRRLYSFWCYFWFLGLFLLLFPFFWLFLQREKWHPKAHYLNRLWGQLFFPLCGISVDIENRATLSHNQAYVFCSNHFSYLDIAVMGVVLPHYYAFIGKSQITKVPLFGYMFRKLHIPVNRESKLERYRIVQKSVHFLQHNRSIVIFPEGGIKSKQPPRMAPFKDGAFRMAIDTQVPIVPITFPYNWQILPDDGKLLFLRKGIKVIIHEPIPTTGMTVDDMESLKDQTFTVIESELEKYFTSLQKEKQVK
- a CDS encoding dienelactone hydrolase family protein — encoded protein: MKRLLFTCFTLLATGIFTFAQKVESCCQISATDAMARLVDDPEFVASHLAPLPYVYKGKDGKMITFKTTDGKTANAFELKAKTKSNKYLFVFQEWWGLNDYIKRESEKYYNDLKGEVTVIALDMYDGKVATDPETAGKYMGEAKPERLDAITKGAVEYVGKDAKIATVGWCFGGARSLQAALVSGKQAVGCVMFYGMPEKDVNRLKTLHTDVLGLFAGREKWINSEVVSQFEKDMQAAGKKVTVKTFDAEHAFANPSNPNYDKAKADEAYMMAINYLKEKFKV
- a CDS encoding PhzF family phenazine biosynthesis protein — translated: MNIYQVDAFTQRIFGGNPAAVCLLEEPAKEEWMQNLAMEMNLSETAFAWPEGDGYRLRWFTPKVEVDLCGHATLATSHILWQLQKLSHEDTARFFTRSGLLTCTKNNDWIEMDFPAKQATEVKAPGGLAEALGVNPIFAGNNKMDYLVEIESEEVLRNLQPNFSELSKLPIRGTIVTARSQSTEYDFISRFFAPAVGVSEDPVTGSAHTALAPYWAAKLGKTTMTGFQASSRGGVVKVRLLNDRVLLGGQAITVMKGELY
- a CDS encoding YheT family hydrolase, with product MPVLPIPFYNPPIHQWNRHLQTILPNVFRRVEGIHYSRERIKTPDHDFLDLDWSYAQIPTTKLAILTHGLLGNSTRTYMLGMAKTFNRNGWDILSWNMRGLSGEPNLLERMTTHGSSDELDIIIQHVLAQKEYKDISVVGFSKGGNIALKYAGELENAIPSEIKSIVAISSPCDVLGSVEAMGNHSIYARMFRDKLKKFLLSKSSLIDQQALKKALAYDTLMDITKHYVAPLHGFKDDNDYCIRCSSLPYLSQIRVPTLILNAQNDPVLSASCSPADIAAHSDYLFLETPALGGHVGFSRFNEEMTWAEYRTIDFALHFR
- the cysS gene encoding cysteine--tRNA ligase; the protein is MNPQPLKLYNTLTRQKELFESIHPSYVGMYVCGPTVYSSVHLGNVRTFLTFDILYRYLLHLGYKVRYVRNITDVGHLENDADDGEDKIAKKARLEQLEPMEVVQFYTNNFHDVLRIMNMLPPSIEPSATGHMVEQIEAVKELITKGYAYESNGSVYFDINTYQSSHQNYGQLSGRVIEELINETRELDGQSEKRNPLDFAIWKKAAPEHIMRWKSPWSDGFPGWHLECTCMSTKYLGNHFDIHGGGMDLKFPHHECEIAQAVGINGVQPVKYWMHSNMLTLNGEKMSKAKGNSILPDQLFTGQNLLLTQAYSPMTVRFFMLQSQYRSVLDLGNDALQAAGKAYRRLINGLLYIKTKTFSEVDGVLVNEKHLQDIKTAAQGCYDAMNDDLNTAVTIAKLFDLLKKINQLQLGQIQSAELGEEGFNMLRITYVTFIEEVLGLKEEKPDAFELLLSELLAIYKDAKVEKNYTKIDEIRAQLKQIGVVVRDMKTGIAWAYEE
- a CDS encoding metallophosphoesterase, which gives rise to MLSRLMVLLLIVVLFFGVDYYVYHALRTLPESFRRPAQWISLFFSIGSIVSLVLFFLIPGLQGSVMRNFLMTMVFTNLLIKLFAGIFVLLDDIIRLGKWVVSKFTSSDVPAQVSTTTPQDAAPIIPRSEFLIKAAAIAGTVPLIGVGYGILLGAHDYRVRRVTLRLPNLPRSFDGLRIAQISDIHSGSFFNKRAVTGGVDMLLKEKPDMIFFTGDLVNNIAEEVADYVPIFQKLKAPLGVFSTLGNHDYGDYVNWESAAAKTKNLQDLMHAHKLMGWDLLMDENRKIVQSGDEISIIGIQNWGRSFSKHGNLAKAYKGAEDAPVKLLLSHDPTHWDAQVRSNFQDIDVAFAGHTHGAQFGVEIGNIHWSPVKYAYKQWAGLYQEKNDVGKTQYLYVNRGYGYIGFPGRVGMPPEITIFELKTV
- the metG gene encoding methionine--tRNA ligase; protein product: MIQNPKRYTVTAALIYANGPIHIGHLAGCYIPADIYVRYLRAKGADVLFVSGTDEHGVPITIRAQKEGITPQEVVDKYYTQIRDSFAEFGISFDIYSRTSKKVHHETSQEFFKDLYDKGVFVEEVSQQYYDEKAGQFLADRYIVGTCPNCGNPNAYGDQCERCGSTLSPMELINPHSMLSGGKPVLKSTKNWYLPLDKMQPQIEEYIASHPEWKVNVAGQCQSWLKQGLQPRAMTRDLDWGIQVPLPDTEGKVLYVWFEAPIGYISATKDYFTAKKMGAAPELYTAPVPETTTPGDWEVYWKAKDTKLVHFIGKDNIVFHCIIFPATLMAEGSYILPENVPANEFMNLEGDKISTSRNWAVWLHEYLAEFPGQQDVLRYVLTTNAPETKDNEFTWKDFQTKNNSELASNLGNFVNRIITLTHKYYKGEVPVRGELFDIDRELIEALAKAPAEIAEAIENYRFREGLSLLMDISRMGNKYLADTEPWKKIKDDPERVKTILNLSAQVVANLAVLSEPFLPFTSQKIYDMLNIPILRWGQAGSVNLIPDGQVFGAAEILFSQIEDATIQAQVKKLEDSKKANELASKTVAPAKEAVTFDDFQKMDIRVATILAAEAVPKTQKLLKLTLDTGLDQRTVVSGIAEHYKPEEIIGKQVCLLANLAPRDIKGISSQGMILMAENIDGKLAFVSPTTLIINGGTVR